The Halobaculum magnesiiphilum genome contains the following window.
GGACGTTCCTCGGACTCGCGCTCGTCCGCGCGGTCGTCGGCCTCGTCGCAGTCGGCGGCCCGCTGTTCGTCGGGGTGAACCTCGCGCTCCGGCCCGCAGTGATCGGCGGCGACGCAGCCGCTGGCGTTGCCGCGATCCTCCTGACCGTCGGACTCGTCGGCCTCGGCGTCCTGGTCCTCCTCCTCACGTACTTCCTGCTGGCGTTCGCGGAGTCGGCCGCCGTCGTCGACGGCCGCGGGGCCGTCGGGTCGATCCGGGCGAGCCTCGGGTTCGTTCGCGACCACCCGGCCCACGCCGTCGGGTTCGCGCTCGTCGCCGTCGGCGGCTACGTCGCCGCCGCGGTCACCGTCGGCGTCGCCAACGCCGCGGGGGCGGGCAGTCTCGGCGGGATCGTGTTGCCGCTCTTCGTCGTCCCGCTGCTCGACGCCGGCGCGACCGCGCTGTACGCCGGATGCGACCGCCCTGAACCGGTCGAGCGTCCGGGGTTCCGCACGCGCGTTCGCCGCGCGCTCGGGCACGGCTGGAGCGAGATGACGGGGTTCGTCGCCGGCCATCCGGTCGCGGTGCTGGCCGCGCTCGCGACGCTGGCCGGCGGGGTCGCCGCTGGGTACGCCACGACCGCCCCGTACGGGGTGACGGCGTCGGGCCCGGAGGACGTGGCGGGCGTGTTCGGCGCGGTCCCGGTCGGCCCGTTCGTCACCATCGCGGCGAACAACTGGCTCGTGAGCGTGGGGCTCGCGTACGGCGGCGTCGCGTTCGGCCTCCCGGCGGTGTCCGGGCTGCTGTTCAACGGCGTCCTCGTCGGCGCGCTCGCGGGCGTGTTCGACCGGACGGCGTTCCTCGCGCTCGTGGCCCCCCACGGCGTGCTCGAGCTCCCGGTGATCGCCGTCGCCGGCGGGCTCGGACACCACCTCGGCGGCGTCGGCTGGCGCGCGGTTCGTGGCCGCGCGGACGCCGAGGCGGTCGCGGCCGCGCTTGAGCGGGCCGCACACGTGCTGGTCGGGATCGGGATCCTGCTGGTCGTCGCGGCCGCCATCGAGGCGTTCCTCACGCCGCGGGTCGCGGCCGCCGTGCTGGGCGGATAACGCTCGGCCCCGCGATCTCGCGGGGTCGGTTCGGCGTCCGTCGTAGCCGTGATCGGTCGAAATCCTGGCGCAGAGACACATACGCACCTTTTTGGTAGCCGGTGTCCGAGCGCGCCCATGGGCGATCTGTCTCCCGGGGAAGCCCTCCTCGATCACGCACAGGACGAGATCGCCGTCGTCACCGCCGACGGGACGTTCACCTACGTGAACGCCGCCGTCGAGGCGATCCTGGGATACGAACCGGAGGACCTCGTCGGCGAGAACGTCTTCTCGTACGTCCACCCCGACGACGCGCCGAGGG
Protein-coding sequences here:
- a CDS encoding stage II sporulation protein M — protein: MSRPSDEPRSVSTALTAAGRLLRDRPAAVLPAYLLSIGLAATARVPVTVGLGVAVASLAATGRLEPLVRAAVELQEAARAAGDPGGGIGPGDGPESGSGEIPAGAAEALADAAANAATPTVVAALGIGVVAAVVVGLLARALGSAVSYGTVWAGLDGRDPLVSGVRTAGRWRTFLGLALVRAVVGLVAVGGPLFVGVNLALRPAVIGGDAAAGVAAILLTVGLVGLGVLVLLLTYFLLAFAESAAVVDGRGAVGSIRASLGFVRDHPAHAVGFALVAVGGYVAAAVTVGVANAAGAGSLGGIVLPLFVVPLLDAGATALYAGCDRPEPVERPGFRTRVRRALGHGWSEMTGFVAGHPVAVLAALATLAGGVAAGYATTAPYGVTASGPEDVAGVFGAVPVGPFVTIAANNWLVSVGLAYGGVAFGLPAVSGLLFNGVLVGALAGVFDRTAFLALVAPHGVLELPVIAVAGGLGHHLGGVGWRAVRGRADAEAVAAALERAAHVLVGIGILLVVAAAIEAFLTPRVAAAVLGG